The genomic stretch ATAAAGCAATTAAAGTTTTCATATATTCTCCTATGTATTTAGTTTATAGTATATCTTGCCTTGTGTCAACTAAAAATTTTAATATAACCAAAAAAAACTCATAAGCTATTGATTATATGTAATAATAGAGGTTTTTACTCCATTTATAAAATTAGCGTTCGTTGTATCCTCTTTGCGGTTATCATCCCAAACCAGTTTTTCTAGCAATTCAATAGTCTTATCTGTCTGCTTTAATTGAAGCTCTAGTAGCCTAAGTGTTTCTGTGGCTGTATTTTTTTTGTTATTCATATGGTTTCCTTTATTTTTATTTCAAATCTCTTATCTGTATAGTTCAATTATTCTTTCTTGATCATTTTTAGAAAGTTCTCTTTTTTGTTGTCCGTAAAAAGAGTAAGGATACATAACGTCTTCAGCATGATCTGAGTGAGCTAGTCCCAAAAAATGACCCATTTCATGAATAGCGATAGTTTCTAAGTCCATTGTAAAACGAGCAGTTTCTTCTCCTGTACTGAATTTGTAATTATGATAATTAAAGTGGAGATCTGCTCCTTTTATAAAACCGCCTAAAGATGTATACCAACAAAGGGCAACAGTTGTTTTTTGAGACTGATCCCAAGTGTATTGTTTTGTTGCCTCTGATACTCTGTCATGAACAGGAAGCTCTAAATTAGTATATTGGTTATTAACTCCACCTCTAACAATATCTATAGCATTTGTTCCAAGAGTATCATTCCAAACTTGAGCAGCATTTTGGAGAGCGGCAAATTCATCATCTGAAAAATCTTCGGTTACATAGATTGTTTGACCTAAATTTTCCCATCTAATATCACCTTGATTAGTATTCATTGTGGATACTACAGTTTGAGTTTTACCACATGCTACAGTTAGAGTGATTATTGCGATTAAGATGATGTTTTTTGCAGTGTTCTTCATACGTTCTCCTGTTTTATATTTATATTTAAACACTGCGTTATATTATGATCAAGTACGATATAAAAATATTCTTAAAACATTGAAATAATTAGGATTTTAATGAGTGTGAATTTAAAACAAAGTATACGTATATTATGATAAGTGCCTCTATTTTGAGTCACAGGTGTGTTAACCTATTAAAAATATTAAACCAGCTATTAAAAATAAAAACCCCCAATAAAGGGGGCTGTAAACTGCTATTAAAGCAAAAAGAAAGTAGGTTATTAATTTTGAACTATATGTGAAAAAAACAACGTAGCATTACTTTCTGAGATAAAATTACCAAAATAAGGTATCTCAGACATAGTTGAATCAAGAAATACATATAAGCCAGTATCTCGTTTTTTAGCGTAAAATAGGTCTTCTCCTTCTAGTGTAATCATCCCGTAAACTTCGGTCTTAAAAGTATCGTCAGCGGCTTTAATAGTAGCTTCATCAGTTCCATCGTAAGTGTATACACCGTAACACCAAGTTCCCCCTCCATCTAAACAAGTTTGAGATCTTGTAAAAATATAAAGAAGTGACCCGTTGTGGTACATATATCTAATACCAAGGGGAAGAGTGAGTGTTTTTTCAGCATTTGTGTTAACGTTCACACACTTAACAAGGCTTTGCTCCACATCGTTTAGCGTAGCACCTTGAATGATATAGCAAAGCTCATCTCCTAATATTACTGAATATTTTCTTTGAGTGCCATTTGAAGAGAGCCCAGGATACATAAATGTATCTAAATCAATATCAAGGTTATATTTTTGGGTGATAGTTCCATCATTTTTATTAAAATGAAACATATTTGCTATTGTTCCATCTTGAAGCAACATATCAAAGCCACCATCTGTGACATTAAAAATATTTCCATTATCTACATTATATCCCTCAGTTCCGGATGGTATAGAGTATGTTGAGTACTGAAAGAGTTCGTAACTGCCAGTGCTAACTAGATTTGCTTTGTTTGCGCCAGCCGTTGTGTAAAAATACTGACCAGTAAGTCCCGCTGATTCAAAGGCTAAATGAAAAGCATGAGTCCCTTTTTCTATACCGAAAGGAAAATTTGAATCTTCGACTGTATGGATAAGGCTAGGAGATCCATCATTTAAATACGTGTTTGGTGTACTTGAGTCTGCGGCATAAAATTTTGAGTCAGTTAAATCAAGAACTCCAAAGTCAGAGTCAGCATTACCCATATCAAAAAAATTGTCATCTCCACCGGACATGAAAACTAAATTATTGTGAACCCTAACAATTGGAGACATAATACCTGGCATAACCGCCGATCCAGACGTAAACGGCGTATCGGTTTCTTGTACAAGGTTTATGCCATCATAAGAATATAGTAGAATATTAGTTGAATTTTGGGCATCAGCAAAATAAATCTTGTTCCCTGAGACCTGAAGTGAGAGGAGATTACTACCTAGAGTTGAAGAACAATAAATGTTTTCCGAGGTTAAGTTGTCATTAACTTTAACAATGCATTTCCCCGCAGCTCCAGTATTATCATTACCATCAAAATAAAAATTATCTCCTAATTTTACAATTGAACTCACGGATATAACCTTTGTCGGCTGGTCTGCTTTTGAATAAAGTGTATATGTGTGCTCTTTATCAAAAGATAACATTGCTGTGAATCTCGCAGTATCAGAGCTTCCTGTATAAACTGTTCTTTTAACTGCATCTTTCGCATCTAGGTCCACATCAACTGTTGAACCGTTAAAAAGCTCATATGTAACAGTAAAAGGGTAGGTAGGCTTGCTTAGCGTGAAACTGTTTTTTGTAAGTTCAATTGTACAGCTACTACCTGCTGGAAGGAGCCAGTTTATACCACTTTGACAATCTCCTCCGCCTGTTCCTCCAAGTTTTGAAGTATCAACGTAGATACCAACAAACTTAGCTTTATAAGCAGAGTTATTTTTTAAAGTTAGAGAAAAAGTCATTCCAACATCAACTGGTCCAGTGCTGTCGCCATTAATTTCGAGATCGATTACTCCGTAAACCGGATTAATTGCTAATGTTTGAGTTGTTCCAGAAGTTATTGCACCGTTTTCACTATATCCAATATTAATATTATGATTTACAACTGCGCCAACATCAGTTGATTGAACCCCAAATGTACAACTTGCTCCAGAAGCTAAACTTTGCCCAGAGCAATTATCATTAACTAGAGCAAGATTTGCACCACTAACAGAAGGAAGGACAATGTTCATGCTTTCAGCTAATGAATTTGTGTCACCATTATTTGTTATAGTTAATGTTTGCTCACTGAGTGCGCTATTTCCCTCTACATCGCCAATTGCAGCTCCTGATACTGACAAATTTGCTACTGGTCTTAAAACGGGTTCTACCGGAATTTCAACGACTAAAGTCTGAGTACTTCCATTATTATCAATATAATCAAATGAAATAGAAGCTGTGTACGAAGAAGATTGAACAGCGACATTAATTTGAATACTACAAACTTCATTAGCATTGAGAGTTGTACCACTACAATCTCCCAAACTAACAAGTGATGCCCCGCTTGCTGTATTTAAAGATATACTCCCAATTGTCCCAAGATTTGAAAAGTTTGATAAGCTTAGGGTTTGAGGTGCATTTTCTCCGATAAATACGTTTGTTGGTTGAGTATAAACGTCGCTACTTACAACTGCCGTTCCATCATCCGGTTTTACAGGAGTGCCCACAGAGGTAACTTCTACAGTTTTTGTTTGTCCAGATTGGTCGTAACTAAGAAAGGCCGACTTGTTTCCAGAGTTATCAGTATTTGGGTCTTCTAGAACAATAGTACAAGATTCCCCTTTATTAAGAGTCACACCGCTACAAGTTCCGCCAGTACCAGGAAATGAACCACCTTTATATTTAAGTCCTCCCGTTTCTTTCTTACTTGATATATTAGACATAGGGGCATCTTCATTATTAGTAATTGTAATAACCCTATCTTCTTGAAGCCCAGCAGTTGAATTTGAGTTGTTAATAGAAGATGCACTTACTCCACTAGGCGCGGGCGTACCTTGATCTCCTTGTTCTCCAGCCCCGTTACTGCTTACATTAACACTTCCCTTACTACACGAAGCAAGAGATATTACGAGCGCGATTAAAACAAACAATTTCATAATTCCTCCATTTTTTTATTACTTATTGTTTCTACTTATAAAATAGAGGTTTTGATTAATCCTTGTGATTAACTTCGGAAAAAATATTGTGATGTTTGTTAGAGCGGTTGTTAATATATACATCGCAAGCTTTACAAATTGTGAACTCGTGGTTCGTTTTTGGCGCACTTGTCTGCATCACATATCTGATCTTGGGCTCAACATGGTGTTTTGAGAGATTATTCCTGAGAAAACCTGGAATATTGCAGTGACGTCTCGTTTTTGTCATCAAGTGCCAATTTGTCCGCACATTGTCCGCTTTTGTCCGCCTGTTGTCCGCTTTTGTCCGCCTGTTGTCCGCTTTTGTCCGCCCATTGTCCGCTTTTGTCCGCCAATTGTCCGCTTTTGTCCTGACATTTTACGACAAATGTGAAGAAAAATTCACGAAATAATCCACTATTTTGTATTAAAGGAGTTTTTATGGATACATCACTAATAACAGAAACCGAGATACAGCAAGATTCAAAAAAAAGGATGCTAAGAAGAAAGTCACAAAAAAAGAGCGAAGAGAAGGTCAACAAGCAAAAAAGGAATGCTATTCTTCTAGTTTCCGGGACAGTAACTTTATTATCTATTTTGCTTCTCATGAGAGATTCTTATAATATGTACGTTCAAGCGGATTCAATGCCAGCACTTTTAGCATGGTCAGCTTCTTTGATTATGGAACTAGGGGTAGTTGCTTCTATTTTGGTTATCCAGACTAAAAAAGACATTAAAAGTAACGCTTTATTTTACGTTCTTATCCTTATTTTGAGCTTATTTACGGTTTTTGCCGTCAGTTCTCACGTTGTTAGAAATAAAGACTCTAAATCAATAGAAATTGAACAACAAATTGGAGAGTTAAAAGCTGGAATTGATCAAAATACGCAAAAAAGCCTCTATTTAGAGGAACTGAAAGCGCAAAGGGATATTTTAAGAGAAAGCCTTAAGGTTAAAATGGGTAATAATAAGCAAAAAAGGGGTACTATTGAGGCTCAGATACCCTATTTTAAGGAAAATAACCAAAGAGCAAACCTCGCCAAAGCGACCCGTGACCTCAATGTCCTTATTTTAAGCTCTGAGCGTGATATAAAGGCACTAGAAGACAAGATATATGACAAATCAAACGAAATTAATGACCTCTCTAAGCAGTTATATAACTCCAAAATAGGTGCTGATAAGTCTCAAATAAGTGCATTAAAACGCAAGCTAGGGCACACATCAGACGAGGGTGTTTCGATGGTGTTATTGCGACTAATGTATGTGATATTAAATATTATATTTTCTAAAACATTTCTAGCAAACCTATTTGTATACAAAGATTAATAACCTATTTGAAATCGATTTTTAAAGAGAGAATGAATGAACCAGTTTGAATGACGTTTGTTCGTAGAACAACGGAATTTGAACGAGGGTTCGTGAAATGAGTCTCTGACCTTCCGCGATTTCATTTTTTACAGAAGGGTCTATTTTCGGTGTTTTTAGCCGTTTTTGGGTGTTTTTATGGATGTTTTTGAATTAATCTTAAAATTTTAAAAATCGTTCATTCAAAGAGTTTTTAGCATTTTTTGAAAACTTGCTTATATAGAGCTAATTAGATACCTTTAAAGCGATTTTTATTTATTTAAGAAGGGACTCTTTTGCTAAAATGCTAATTTTTCCCAATATATAGGCAAAAACCGATTCTTAGCACCCCTTTTGTTCAAAGCTTGTTTTAAAATATGCGATTAGAAGCCTTTAAATGTGCCTAGAAATCAAAATTGGATAAAATCAAGTATGAAACCTAAGAATAAACCCAATATATAGGCAAAAACCGATTATTAACACCCCTTTTATTCAAAACAGTACTTTTAATTACAGTTGTAAGTGATTGATTATATAGAGATTTATTGTTAAATATTTTAAGATTTTATCACTAAACTTAAGAATAAGCCCAATATATAGGCAAAAATCGATTCTTAGCACCCCTTTTGTTCAAAACGTGTCTTTATAAAATACTTGTAACTAATTAATATTATTAGTTGTTCATCCTAAAGATTTATGCAAATTACCACTAAACTCAAGAATAAACCCAATATATAGGCAAAAATCGATTCTTAGTACCCCTTTTGTTCAAAGCTTTGAATGAATGAATTCTTGTAAGCTATTGAAATTATTGACTAAATATTTACAAAATTTGCTTATGGAACTAGTTAGGGTGTTGAATAAACCCTATATATTGGGGATTTTGCATCCTTACAGGAGTACTTAGGGTGTAGTTTAATTTTTTTTGCACAAAATCTTCTATTTTATAATTAAGGAGATTTTATGAATGAAGGTGCTAATGTAATTACCTCCAGTGTTTTAAAAACATTGATTGAAAAGGAATCTAAGTTTTGCGACTATTCAGAAATGGTCAAAAATATCATAGCTTTTGAGCGAGATAGTAACCATAGAATAGACAAAAAGGTCGTAAAAATTAGGGCAAAGGAGTTGCTAAAAAAATCAATTCGAACGGTCGTTTGGGTTCTTGATAGGCATCTTGATCATGAGGTTTGTTTAGAAACGTCTTTAGTTTTTTGCATTAGTCCTTTTAGGGATAAATCCCTTGCTAGAGCGCTTGATATGGTTTTTGAGTTTTTTAACTCAAAAGGGGCTTCTTATAAATCAGATATTGGTCAATATATTTACTATAAGTTTAACTTAAAAAAAGTCCAAACATATATTAGGTTGAAATTTAACCCAATTGTAGACCTTTATAGAATTCTATTTCCTGGTAAAAAAATGGAAAGTGTTAAAGATGCAGTTACCAAAATCACTAAAGAGGTTATTTCTAATAAAAAAAGAATTAGTCGCTACAAGACCAAAGGTGGCGAAAAAATGACTGAAAAAAGAGCAAATAGACTTATAGCTAATTTAAATTCCAATCAGAATAAAGACATGAAAGAGGTTTTGAATGAGATTCTTGATGAAAATAATGATTCTGATAGCGAACATTTATTATTAGAAAATGATACTGAAATTCCTACTGCTCAAATTGACGTTGAAACTGATACTGACAAAATAGACAAAGAAGATATCCCTGTTAACAAAATAGAAATTCAAACTAATCAAAGATTAAGCAGTAAGCAGAAGACAGCGTATGACCTCCTAGTGGCTTTTATTTTAAGTTTTAGTACTGATCCTGGAAATGATGGGGTAATGCTTCCTGGTTTTTGGAAAAGGTGTATTGGAGATATGTCAATGAGTTCAAGTGAGCGTTGGGGTACGGTTCCGCGGGTAATTGTTGATTTTGATAAAAACGGACTTAAAAACATTGAGGAACTAAGTGATTCAGTTAGAAATGGTAGTGCCGCAAAGAGACTCTTTCATAAAGACCTTTTTCAAAAAGGAAGCTTGTTAGATGTCCTTGGTATTTATAAAGAGGTAGATTTAAACTCATATCAAAAATTGATTAATTCTATGCTGGAGGTTGTTTCATGAGTATGGCAAAAAGGGTTATATGGGATAAGACTCCAGATGAAATAGCTTTTGAATTATCTAAGAGTGATTTTGTTAAGAAGTCTCGCAGGATTATTTTAGCGGGTCCATTTTGTGCCGGAAAAACAGTGGTCGGGAAGGAGCTTGCGGCAATATTGAAAATACCTTTTTTTGATCTTGATAACTGCTTTAATCCGCTAAAAGAGTCAACTTCAGATATTAGGGATAGAGAAACTAAAGCACTTAATACATTCTTAAAAACACACCAAAAAAATCCATATATTCTAGCATTAGGAGGCGGAACGCTTCTTAGGGCGGAAAATATAGACTCTGTTAAAAAAAGCTCTATGGATATTATGATTTTTCTTAACCCACCAGAAGGTAAAATATTTTCAAATCTTGGGATTGGAGACAATCTTAAGGCGAGACAGTTTTTACCACAATTTCCATGGACTCCAGTGATTGCCTCTAAAGTTATAGAAATGCTTTCAGATAGAAAAAGTTCACTTTCTAATTTTGTACACTTTAGAAAATGTTTAGTGGTTAGTTAGCTAGAACTCCTATTTTGAATATAGGAGGATTTATGAGATCAAAAAAGAAGACTAAAACGAGTTCGGTATCTAAAAAGAGAGTGAAAAAGAAGAAAGTTGTAAAGAAAACAGCTAGAAAAAAACCTAGCAAATCTAATAATGTTTTTGATCAAAAAGAAATTGATAGGCAACTTGCAGCCATAAAATTAGCGTTATCGCGAAACGAGTTAACGTTTGAACCACTTGTCGACTATGGAAGAAAGATAAAAGATGCGGAGTAGAAAATGGATTTTAATTTACTAATTTTAGCAATGATTGGAATTGTTATATCCGGTAGTTACCTTATTACTCAGGGTGTAACTATGATAGAGGAGGTGTATACGGAATTTTCTAAACCCTTTGAGGGTATGCGAATACTACATGTAGATGATGATGAATCATGTCTAAAACTAATCTCCAAAAAGCTTGGGAGGAAGGGTGCAAATGTCCTTAGTGTTAATGGTTCACAGGAATTTGTTGATAAGATTGATGGATTCAAACCTCAGTTTGTTATCTTTGATTATAATATTGATAGAAATAACGGATGGCAGCTTTTTAGATACGCCCTTAAAAAAGGCTATCTTGATGGAGCAAAAGCAGTGTTTTATACAAGTCAAAAGACTCTCCTTAGAGATGTTATGATAAGTGAGAGATTTAAAATTCCAATACTTAGAAAAAACTCCGTAAATCCACAATATATTTATGATTCTTTTAAGAATTCATGGTTTCTTTCTCAAACTTTTGGCTCGGAAGATATTAGAAAGCTGACAGAGAACGAGGGTTCTCTAAAGCTCAAATATTAAAAGCTCCACCAGAAATTTTGGTTATCAAGTGGTCAATATTCCCTCCAGCGCAGTTTGGATCTCCATCAACTTGATCAGTGGATAGTTCCCCATATGGAATGAAGTTTGCTTGCCAATCGACATACTGTGATGGACTATTGTTATAAGAAAAAAGAATTTTTGAAAAAGTACCATCTGGTAGGTCAGGTCGTAGATTAGAGGTGTCTACTTTAACCACAATTGACCCATGAAGCTCGCAATCTTCAAGATTAGCAAATACAAAGGTGTACTCATCTTGTCTTTTTGTTAGAGACAGTTCAGGATTTCCTTCCCACGGTTGATCTTCTGCCGACTTATATACCCAGCCTTTTCCTGATACAGTTTTTCGTTGCGAACCAGGGGTATTATCTTTGTATGAAAATGTGTACAAAAATGCACCATTATACCCGATTGAAATATTTGTAACCCCTCTTCGTTCTCCGACGTTGTCTATATTTAAAACAACACCTAGGTATAATTTTTGATCAGCAATATCTGGAACAGGATAAGGACTTTTTGATTCTTGTACATATCCAGAATAGGACATCTGTTGAGCATCGATGAACTCTTGGACTCCCTTTTGTCCACAGCTAGATAGAAGAAGTGTTAAAAGCATAGATGTCATAATTTTCATAAAAACCCCAAATTGTTTAAGCAAGCTCAGTTTATCACGGTTAACACTATGAGTCAACTTGAAAATCTATTATATTTTTAATTATTTTGTAACTATCTGTAAGTATTAATTAAATTAGCATGAAAAAATTGCCATGATTTTTAATGCGGTTTTATACGACGCAAAATTATCGCTAAAAGACAGTCAAAATATTTGCAGTCGTTATAATTTGTTATTCTGAGATTTTGAGATAGATCTCTATTTTAGCCCCGCCCAAATTTGATGAGCCAGCCAAAATTCTTCCTCCATGAGAAGTAATAATTTCGTGACAAAAAGGAAGGCCAAAACCAGTTCCAATTTCGCCGTTTGAACCAGTTGATTTTTCTAGCTCTTTGTACTGAAAAAGTTCAAAAATATCTTCTGGAGGTATGCCTGGACCAGAGTCTTCAACGCAGATAAGGGCGTAATCGCTTCCTTTTTTATATACGCTAATAGCTATTTCGTCTCCTTTTTGGCAAAACTTTTCTGCATTAGTCAGTAAATTGATAATAACTTGGTTAATAAGGAGTTCGTCTATCTCGCAAAAAATTGGTTTTTCAGGTAGGCTTTCTTTTAAAGTTATATTCTTAAGTTTATATAAATTCTTAAACTCGCTAAGAGTTGTCTTTATAAATTGCACAATGTCTACGTTTTTAAGCTTGAGATCTATATCTCCTCCTTTTATTCTTTGAGAGGATAAAAGTGAAGATATTAAATAGAGTGCAGATTCCGATACGTCATAAATATTTTGAATAATTTCTGATACTTCAGTTTTGTCCATCGACTCCATATCTTCAATTAAAATTTCTGATAAACTTTGTATTTTGCCAACGGGGGTCCTGAGATCGTGGGAAAGAAGAGAGAGAAATTTATCTTTATTTGCAGAGTCCTTTTCTGATTTAATTGACTCTTTTATCGCCTGTTTTTCTGCGCTTATATCGCTTATTGCTCCAACAAAATAGCGTGTATCATTGTACCATATTTCGTTAATTTGGATTTGAATTGGAAATTCTTCACCATTTGAGCGTAGAGCATATATCTCTCTTAGGGATACATTTAGCTGGTATTTGTATTCGTTTTTTAGATAGGTTTGCATAAGAGTATCATGCATTGACGCTATGGTTTCTGGCATCAGTTTATTTATACTAGATCCTACAAGTTCATATCTGTTGTATTTAAACATTTTAAGTGCGGTCTTGTTTACCATTTGGATAATACCGTTAATGTCTGTGATAAATAGGGCACTTGTTGATACGTCCAAGATTTGCGAATTAAGCGAGTCGATAATTTTATGCTCGTTTGAAAACCAAAACACACTCTTAAAGATGATTAATATTATTAGAAAAAATGCCACTATAGCGACAATAAGTAGTAGGACATGACCTGAAATTTCCATAAAAGCTCCTATTTATAAAATAGGAGTTAAAAACTTAAAAAAATGAATTATTGACCTCTATTTTTTATATGGAGGATTTATGAGTAATATTATCTATGTGGGAACAGATGCGCATTTTTGGCAAAATTTAGTAATCGATTTCAAAACAATCGTTGAAAATGATGATATTTGTTTTCATTTTGTAAATTTACTAGAGACACCCTCTCAACTTGTTGTAAAAAAAATAGTAGATTTTAACCCAAGTATTATCTATTTTGATTACACATCATCAGGTGATATTTCTCAGTATATTAAACAAACAAGAACTTATAGAACATTTAATAATATAACCACTGTATTCTTAAACAAGAGTGCAGATGAAGAGCTTTGTAAAATGCAGATTTCAGAAAAAGTTCATCTTTTTTATACAAAAGAAGGCGATTTTGGTGAGATCATTTACGGACCACTGGATATGACTTACCCCTATATTAAGAAAAGACCAAAGTATTCAAAAGCAGTTTTTGATGGAAGAATTACTCTCCAAGTTCCTGCAAAGGTTTATTATGCGACAAGTTCAGAGGTTATAGTTGATCATGTAGGGGAATTTAATAGCGGAACAGAATTTGATACTTATAATTTTTTTGTACCAAAATCTATACTTCCTTCTCAAAAGCTAATGTCTGGAAATTCGTATAATGGCAGACCTGGTTTTTTTGCGAATGTTTTTAATCCGATAACCAGAACAAGTGACGAAATGATTGATCTTGATAATTTAGATGAATCAAGCACTTTGAATGAATATGAGGTTATACAGGAATACAAGGACTATATTAAGAGAAATTCTAAGATATATTTCCAAAATAACACTATACGCGCAATAGTTATATCTCCCGAGCTTAGTATTGGAAAAAATAAGCGGGTTTTTGATGGAGATAAGCATTACACCTATGAAATAGTGAGAACTCCTCGTGAAGCGATAGAAGTGAGTAAGGTATTTAAGCCACATATAATTGCTTTTGAATATAATCATTCTGATATGAGTATTATTCCTGAAGAACAGCGAACAAATTTTACTGGAAACGAAGGGTTTAAGTATCTTCTAAATCACTTAAATGAATTCGGTTTCAGGGGAAATTTCCTGGTGTTCGGATTAAAATCTGATCAGATTCTAACAGAAATCCTTGCTATGGCTCCTAATCGTATTTTTGCTAGAGTTGGTTTTTTAAATGAATTATCAATAGATGAAGAAGCTCAAAAATTCATTAATATCATAAAAACAAAGCAGAACGACAGGGCGTTAGAAGCCGTTAAGAAGCTTAAAAAAATAGACCCTAAAAAATACCTTAACTTAACACCAAGGCATCTTTTGGAGGATAAATGTTATTTCTCAATGGATGACAGATCAAGCATGTTCGCACTTAAGCGGCTAGCCTACTTAACAAGTATAA from Halobacteriovoraceae bacterium encodes the following:
- a CDS encoding response regulator → MDFNLLILAMIGIVISGSYLITQGVTMIEEVYTEFSKPFEGMRILHVDDDESCLKLISKKLGRKGANVLSVNGSQEFVDKIDGFKPQFVIFDYNIDRNNGWQLFRYALKKGYLDGAKAVFYTSQKTLLRDVMISERFKIPILRKNSVNPQYIYDSFKNSWFLSQTFGSEDIRKLTENEGSLKLKY
- a CDS encoding matrixin family metalloprotease, giving the protein MKNTAKNIILIAIITLTVACGKTQTVVSTMNTNQGDIRWENLGQTIYVTEDFSDDEFAALQNAAQVWNDTLGTNAIDIVRGGVNNQYTNLELPVHDRVSEATKQYTWDQSQKTTVALCWYTSLGGFIKGADLHFNYHNYKFSTGEETARFTMDLETIAIHEMGHFLGLAHSDHAEDVMYPYSFYGQQKRELSKNDQERIIELYR
- a CDS encoding PAS domain-containing sensor histidine kinase, yielding MEISGHVLLLIVAIVAFFLIILIIFKSVFWFSNEHKIIDSLNSQILDVSTSALFITDINGIIQMVNKTALKMFKYNRYELVGSSINKLMPETIASMHDTLMQTYLKNEYKYQLNVSLREIYALRSNGEEFPIQIQINEIWYNDTRYFVGAISDISAEKQAIKESIKSEKDSANKDKFLSLLSHDLRTPVGKIQSLSEILIEDMESMDKTEVSEIIQNIYDVSESALYLISSLLSSQRIKGGDIDLKLKNVDIVQFIKTTLSEFKNLYKLKNITLKESLPEKPIFCEIDELLINQVIINLLTNAEKFCQKGDEIAISVYKKGSDYALICVEDSGPGIPPEDIFELFQYKELEKSTGSNGEIGTGFGLPFCHEIITSHGGRILAGSSNLGGAKIEIYLKISE